A DNA window from Streptomyces sp. B21-083 contains the following coding sequences:
- a CDS encoding SDR family oxidoreductase: MGDVDSPAYVAGHGLLKGRTAVITAAAGAGIGGATARRFLEEGARVLISDAHARRLKEYEEELAGEFEGVGSLPCDVTDEHQVRALFDTAVEAHGRLDIVVNNAGLGGTSTLVDMTDEQWSRVLDVTLGGTFRCVRAALRAFRESGSGGSGVIVNNASVVGWRAQAGQAHYAAAKAGVMALTRTAAIEAAEYGVRVNAVSPSLAMHPHLVKVTTPELLAELTAREAFGRYAEPWEVANVIVFLASGYSSYLTGEVVSVSSQHP; encoded by the coding sequence ATGGGAGACGTCGACAGTCCGGCATACGTGGCCGGACACGGGCTGCTGAAGGGCCGCACCGCCGTCATCACGGCAGCCGCGGGCGCGGGGATCGGCGGGGCGACCGCGCGCCGGTTCCTGGAGGAGGGCGCGCGCGTGCTGATCAGCGACGCGCACGCACGGCGGCTCAAGGAGTACGAGGAGGAGCTGGCCGGGGAGTTCGAGGGTGTCGGCTCGCTGCCCTGCGACGTCACCGACGAACACCAGGTGCGGGCCCTCTTCGACACTGCCGTGGAAGCACACGGGCGGCTCGACATCGTCGTCAACAACGCGGGCCTGGGCGGCACTTCGACCCTCGTCGACATGACGGACGAGCAGTGGTCGAGGGTGCTGGACGTGACGTTGGGCGGCACCTTCCGGTGCGTGCGGGCGGCGCTGCGGGCCTTTCGGGAGAGCGGTTCGGGTGGGTCCGGCGTGATCGTCAACAACGCGTCCGTCGTCGGCTGGCGGGCCCAGGCCGGGCAGGCGCACTACGCCGCCGCGAAGGCGGGCGTGATGGCGCTGACCCGGACCGCGGCGATAGAGGCCGCGGAGTACGGGGTCCGGGTCAACGCGGTGTCACCGAGCCTGGCCATGCATCCCCACCTCGTGAAAGTGACCACCCCCGAACTGCTGGCCGAACTGACGGCCCGTGAGGCCTTCGGGCGGTATGCCGAGCCCTGGGAGGTGGCCAACGTGATCGTGTTCCTGGCGTCCGGCTACTCCTCGTACCTGACCGGAGAGGTCGTCTCCGTCAGCAGCCAGCACCCCTAG
- a CDS encoding vWA domain-containing protein: MVAISLTKVQETAPALVSLYKSAGAAVERHGLDGQRAAVYLVVDHSGSMRPYFKDGSVQSLADRVLGLSAHLDDDGTVPVFFFSTDIDATTDIALDNYQGHIERIVTGLGHMGRTNYHLAMDAVIEHYLDSGASDPALVVFQTDGGPTSRPAAERYVCKSARLPLFWQFIGFGDAGSKQFDFLRKLDELTVPQRRVVDNAGFFHAGSDPRAVSDDELYDRLVGEFPKWLVAARAEGIVG; encoded by the coding sequence ATGGTGGCGATCAGTCTCACCAAGGTGCAGGAGACCGCGCCCGCACTGGTCAGCCTGTACAAGAGCGCCGGAGCGGCTGTCGAACGGCACGGGCTCGACGGTCAGCGGGCCGCCGTCTATCTGGTGGTCGACCACTCCGGTTCCATGAGGCCCTACTTCAAGGACGGCAGCGTGCAGTCGCTGGCTGACCGGGTGCTGGGGCTCTCCGCACACCTGGACGACGACGGGACCGTTCCGGTCTTCTTCTTCTCCACCGACATCGACGCTACGACGGACATCGCGCTCGACAACTACCAGGGGCACATCGAACGGATCGTGACCGGCCTGGGTCACATGGGCAGAACCAACTACCACCTCGCCATGGACGCGGTCATCGAGCACTACCTCGACAGCGGGGCGAGCGACCCCGCCCTCGTCGTCTTCCAGACCGACGGCGGCCCGACGAGCAGACCCGCCGCCGAACGGTACGTGTGCAAGTCGGCCCGGCTGCCGCTGTTCTGGCAGTTCATCGGCTTCGGGGACGCCGGCAGCAAGCAGTTCGACTTCCTGCGCAAGCTCGACGAACTGACGGTGCCGCAGCGGCGGGTCGTCGACAACGCGGGGTTCTTCCACGCCGGATCGGATCCGCGCGCCGTGTCCGACGACGAGTTGTACGACCGGCTGGTGGGCGAGTTCCCGAAGTGGCTGGTCGCCGCCCGGGCCGAGGGAATCGTCGGCTGA
- a CDS encoding chitosanase — protein MKRPGVLLLAVVPLLAATACLSVASDDSRGPDVRRVRAGSLDAEVTLADPAKKELAQQLVASAENGTLDWRSAYGYVEDIGDGQGYTAGIIGFCTGTHDLLALVEDYTKKHPDNALAPYLPALREVDGTDSHRGLDPGFPAAWKQESKVAAFREAQDAKRDNAYFVPALRLAVRDGLGLLGQFVYYDAMVYHGPGSDRFSMGGIRAAALRKADSPAEGGDEKAYLSAFLDARRTAMLTKRPGVNTSRVDTAQRRFLDEGNLDLRPPLEWKVYGDTYKVSQ, from the coding sequence ATGAAACGACCCGGCGTTCTCCTCCTCGCCGTTGTCCCGCTGCTGGCGGCGACCGCGTGTCTGTCCGTCGCGTCGGACGACTCCCGCGGCCCCGACGTCAGACGGGTGAGGGCCGGCTCGCTGGACGCGGAGGTCACGCTCGCCGACCCGGCGAAGAAGGAGCTGGCCCAGCAGCTCGTGGCGAGCGCCGAGAACGGCACGCTCGACTGGCGCAGCGCGTACGGCTATGTCGAGGACATCGGCGACGGGCAGGGCTACACGGCCGGCATCATCGGTTTCTGCACGGGCACCCACGACCTGCTCGCCCTCGTCGAGGACTACACGAAGAAGCACCCGGACAACGCTCTCGCGCCCTACCTGCCCGCGCTGCGCGAGGTCGACGGCACGGACTCGCACAGGGGGCTGGATCCGGGGTTCCCTGCGGCCTGGAAGCAGGAGTCGAAGGTCGCCGCCTTCCGCGAGGCCCAGGATGCGAAGCGGGACAACGCCTACTTCGTACCGGCGCTGCGTCTCGCCGTCCGCGACGGGCTGGGCCTGCTGGGTCAGTTCGTCTACTACGACGCGATGGTCTACCACGGCCCGGGCAGCGACCGGTTCAGCATGGGCGGCATCCGCGCCGCCGCCCTGCGGAAGGCCGACAGTCCGGCGGAGGGCGGCGACGAGAAGGCGTACCTGAGCGCGTTCCTCGACGCCCGTCGCACGGCGATGCTGACCAAGAGGCCGGGCGTGAACACCAGCCGCGTGGACACGGCCCAGCGGCGCTTCCTCGACGAGGGGAACCTCGACCTCCGTCCACCGCTGGAGTGGAAGGTGTACGGGGACACGTACAAGGTGTCCCAGTGA
- a CDS encoding TetR/AcrR family transcriptional regulator — protein MPPTKKKLQVTAAPARRRELLDTAAEVFAEQGYNATTVRKIADHAGMLAGSLYYHFDSKESMLEEILRTFLDELWAGYDTVLDAESGPRETLEALVTESFREIDRHRAAVAIYQKESRQLVVQERFAFLAESQRRFEKAWLSTLERGVAAEVFRADLDIRLTYRFVRDTVWVAASWYRPGGQHSPEEIARQYLSMVLDGIAVRE, from the coding sequence GTGCCTCCTACGAAGAAGAAGCTCCAGGTGACCGCCGCGCCGGCCCGTCGCCGCGAACTCCTCGACACCGCCGCCGAGGTGTTCGCCGAACAGGGCTACAACGCCACCACCGTACGCAAGATCGCGGACCACGCCGGCATGCTCGCGGGCAGCCTCTACTACCACTTCGACTCCAAGGAATCGATGCTGGAGGAGATCCTGCGCACGTTCCTCGACGAGCTGTGGGCCGGGTACGACACGGTCCTGGACGCCGAGTCCGGACCGCGCGAAACACTGGAGGCGCTGGTCACCGAGTCGTTCCGGGAGATCGACCGGCATCGCGCCGCCGTCGCGATCTACCAGAAGGAGTCCAGGCAACTCGTCGTGCAGGAGCGGTTCGCGTTCCTCGCCGAGTCGCAGCGCAGATTCGAGAAGGCGTGGCTGTCCACGCTGGAACGCGGAGTCGCCGCCGAGGTCTTCCGCGCCGACCTGGACATCCGCCTCACCTACCGCTTCGTGCGCGACACCGTCTGGGTCGCCGCGTCCTGGTACCGGCCCGGCGGACAGCACAGCCCGGAGGAGATCGCCCGCCAGTACCTGTCGATGGTGCTGGACGGCATCGCAGTACGTGAGTAG
- the gltB gene encoding glutamate synthase large subunit: protein MRTPRQPSQHSENGQKWSFMDARPAAQGMYDPRNEHDACGVGFVATLTGEASHALVEQALTVLRNLEHRGATGSEPDSGDGAGILSQVPDAFLREVTGFELPEAGSYAVGIAFLPEETATDADPAIAEAVSRIETIAAEEGLVVLGWREVPVAPGLLGATARSTMPAFRQIFVADSAAVPAKGIDLDRKAFALRKRAEREVGVYFPSLSARTIVYKGMLTTGQLEPFFPDLSDRRFASAVALVHSRFSTNTFPSWPLAHPYRFVAHNGEINTVKGNRNWMRARESQLVSDLFGDSDKALERVFPICTPDASDSASFDEVLELLHLGGRSLPHSVLMMIPEAWENHTTMDPARRAFYQFHATMMEPWDGPACVTFTDGVQVGAVLDRNGLRPGRYWVTDDGLVVLGSEVGVLDIDPAKVVRKGRLQPGKMFLVDTAEHRIIEDDEIKAGLAAEQPYAEWLEAGEIELSDLPEREHIVHTHASVTRRQQTFGYTEEELRVIIAPMAKTGGEPLGSMGTDSPIAALSERPRLLFDYFTQLFAQVTNPPLDAIREELVTSLRSSLGPASNLLEPTAASCRSVTLPFPVIDNDELAKLIHINADGDMPGMKAATLSGLYRVSGGGDSLAARIDEICAEADAAIDNGARLIVLSDRHSDAEHAPIPSLLLTSAVHHHLIRTKQRTQVGLLVEAGDVREVHHVALLIGFGAAAVNPYLAMESVEDLVRAGTFLPGSEPEQAIRNLIYALGKGVLKVMSKMGISTVASYRGAQVFEAVGLDTAFVEKYFNGTATKIGGVGIDVIAKEVAARHAKAYPASGIAPAHRALDIGGEYQWRREGEPHLFDPETVFRLQHSTRTRRYDIFKKYTDRVNEQSERLMTLRGLFGFKSDRPSISIDEVEPVSEIVKRFSTGAMSYGSISLEAHETLAIAMNQLGAKSNTGEGGEDAERLYDPARRSAIKQVASGRFGVTSEYLVNADDIQIKMAQGAKPGEGGQLPGHKVYPWVAKTRHSTPGVGLISPPPHHDIYSIEDLAQLIHDLKNANPQARIHVKLVSEVGVGTVAAGVSKAHADVVLISGHDGGTGASPLTSLKHAGGPWELGLAETQQTLLLNGLRDRIVVQTDGQLKTGRDVVIAALLGAEEFGFATAPLVVSGCVMMRVCHLDTCPVGIATQNPVLRDRFAGKAEYVVNFFQFIAEEVREILAELGFRTIQEAVGHAESLDVERAITHWKAQGLDLSPLFYVPELPEGAPLHQVIKQDHGLEKALDNELIKLAADALAANSATDAQPVRAQVAIRNINRTVGTMLGHEVTKKFGGAGLPDDTIDITFTGSAGQSFGAFLPRGVTLRLEGDANDYVGKGLSGGRVIVRPDRGADHLAEFSTIAGNTIAYGATGGELFLRGRTGERFCVRNSGATVVSEGVGDHGCEYMTGGRAVVLGETGRNFAAGMSGGVAYVIDLNRDNVNVGNVDAIEALDDSDKEWLHDVVRRHQEESASTVAEKLLAEWDVAVERFSKIIPSTYKAVLAAKDAAERAGLTESEITEKMMEAATNG, encoded by the coding sequence ATGCGTACGCCGCGCCAGCCGTCCCAGCATTCCGAGAATGGCCAGAAGTGGTCCTTCATGGATGCTCGCCCTGCTGCGCAGGGTATGTACGACCCCCGCAACGAGCACGACGCCTGTGGCGTCGGTTTCGTGGCCACCCTCACCGGCGAGGCGAGCCATGCGCTGGTCGAGCAGGCGCTCACGGTTCTTCGCAACCTGGAGCACCGTGGTGCCACCGGCTCCGAGCCCGATTCCGGCGACGGCGCCGGCATTCTCTCGCAGGTCCCGGACGCGTTCCTCCGTGAGGTGACCGGATTCGAGCTGCCCGAGGCCGGCTCGTACGCGGTCGGCATCGCCTTCCTCCCCGAGGAGACGGCGACGGACGCGGACCCGGCCATCGCCGAGGCCGTCTCACGTATCGAGACGATCGCCGCCGAAGAGGGCCTGGTCGTCCTCGGCTGGCGTGAGGTGCCGGTCGCCCCCGGACTTCTCGGTGCCACCGCCCGCTCGACGATGCCCGCCTTCCGGCAGATCTTCGTCGCCGACAGCGCCGCGGTGCCCGCCAAGGGCATCGACCTCGACCGCAAGGCCTTCGCGCTGCGCAAGCGCGCCGAGCGCGAGGTCGGCGTCTACTTCCCCTCGCTCTCCGCGCGGACCATCGTCTACAAGGGCATGCTGACCACCGGCCAGCTGGAGCCCTTCTTCCCGGACCTGTCCGACCGCCGCTTCGCGTCGGCCGTCGCGCTCGTCCACTCGCGCTTCTCCACGAACACCTTCCCGTCGTGGCCGCTCGCCCACCCGTACCGCTTCGTCGCGCACAACGGCGAGATCAACACGGTCAAGGGCAACCGGAACTGGATGCGGGCGCGTGAGTCGCAGCTCGTGTCCGACCTCTTCGGTGACTCGGACAAGGCGCTGGAGCGCGTCTTCCCGATCTGTACGCCGGACGCCTCCGACTCCGCGTCCTTCGACGAGGTGCTCGAGCTGCTCCACCTCGGCGGACGTTCGCTGCCGCACTCCGTGCTGATGATGATCCCGGAGGCGTGGGAGAACCACACCACCATGGACCCGGCCCGGCGCGCCTTCTACCAGTTCCACGCCACGATGATGGAGCCCTGGGACGGCCCGGCCTGTGTCACCTTCACCGACGGCGTCCAGGTCGGCGCGGTCCTCGACCGCAACGGACTGCGCCCCGGCCGCTACTGGGTCACCGACGACGGCCTCGTCGTCCTCGGCTCCGAGGTCGGCGTCCTCGACATCGACCCCGCGAAGGTCGTCCGCAAGGGCCGCCTCCAGCCCGGCAAGATGTTCCTCGTCGACACCGCCGAGCACCGCATCATCGAGGACGACGAGATCAAGGCCGGCCTCGCCGCCGAGCAGCCCTACGCGGAGTGGCTGGAGGCCGGCGAGATCGAACTGTCCGACCTGCCCGAGCGCGAGCACATCGTGCACACGCACGCCTCGGTCACCCGCCGCCAGCAGACCTTCGGCTACACCGAGGAAGAGCTGCGCGTCATCATCGCGCCGATGGCCAAGACCGGCGGCGAGCCGCTCGGTTCCATGGGCACCGACTCGCCGATCGCCGCGCTGAGCGAGCGTCCGCGACTGCTCTTCGACTACTTCACCCAGCTGTTCGCGCAGGTCACCAACCCGCCGCTGGACGCCATCCGCGAGGAACTGGTCACCAGCCTGCGCTCCTCCCTCGGCCCCGCCAGCAACCTGCTGGAGCCGACCGCCGCCTCCTGTCGCAGCGTCACCCTGCCCTTCCCGGTGATCGACAACGACGAACTGGCCAAGCTCATCCACATCAACGCCGACGGCGACATGCCCGGCATGAAGGCCGCGACCCTCTCCGGCCTCTACCGGGTCAGCGGCGGCGGTGACTCCCTCGCCGCCCGTATCGACGAGATCTGCGCCGAGGCCGACGCGGCCATAGACAACGGCGCCCGTCTCATCGTCCTGTCGGACCGCCACTCGGACGCCGAGCACGCGCCGATCCCGTCGCTGCTGCTCACCTCCGCCGTCCACCACCACCTCATCCGCACCAAGCAGCGCACCCAGGTGGGCCTGCTGGTCGAGGCCGGTGACGTCCGCGAGGTCCACCACGTCGCCCTGCTCATAGGGTTCGGCGCCGCCGCGGTGAACCCGTACCTGGCGATGGAGTCCGTCGAGGACCTGGTCCGCGCGGGCACCTTCCTGCCAGGCAGCGAGCCCGAGCAGGCCATCCGCAACCTGATCTACGCGCTCGGCAAGGGCGTCCTCAAGGTCATGTCCAAGATGGGCATCTCGACCGTCGCCTCCTACCGGGGCGCCCAGGTCTTCGAGGCCGTCGGTCTCGACACGGCCTTCGTCGAGAAGTACTTCAACGGCACCGCCACCAAGATCGGCGGCGTCGGCATCGACGTCATCGCCAAGGAGGTCGCCGCCCGGCACGCCAAGGCGTACCCCGCCTCCGGCATCGCCCCGGCACACCGTGCCCTCGACATAGGCGGCGAGTACCAGTGGCGCCGCGAGGGCGAGCCGCACCTGTTCGACCCGGAGACGGTCTTCCGGCTCCAGCACTCCACGCGCACCCGCCGCTACGACATCTTCAAGAAGTACACGGACCGTGTGAACGAGCAGTCCGAGCGGCTGATGACGCTGCGTGGTCTGTTCGGCTTCAAGTCGGACCGCCCGTCGATCTCCATCGACGAGGTCGAGCCCGTCAGCGAGATCGTCAAGCGGTTCTCCACCGGCGCCATGTCGTACGGCTCCATCTCCCTGGAGGCGCACGAGACCCTCGCCATCGCCATGAACCAGCTGGGCGCCAAGTCCAACACCGGTGAGGGCGGCGAGGACGCCGAGCGCCTGTACGACCCCGCGCGCCGCTCGGCGATCAAGCAGGTCGCGTCCGGCCGCTTCGGAGTCACCTCCGAGTACCTGGTCAACGCGGACGACATCCAGATCAAGATGGCCCAGGGCGCCAAGCCCGGCGAGGGCGGCCAGCTGCCCGGCCACAAGGTGTACCCGTGGGTCGCCAAGACCCGCCACAGCACCCCCGGTGTCGGCCTCATCTCGCCGCCGCCGCACCACGACATCTACTCCATCGAGGACCTCGCCCAGCTCATCCACGACCTGAAGAACGCGAACCCGCAGGCGCGGATCCACGTGAAGCTGGTCTCGGAGGTCGGCGTCGGCACGGTCGCCGCCGGTGTGTCGAAGGCCCACGCGGACGTCGTCCTCATCTCCGGCCACGACGGCGGAACGGGCGCCTCGCCGCTCACCTCCCTCAAGCACGCCGGTGGTCCCTGGGAGCTCGGCCTCGCCGAGACCCAGCAGACGCTGCTGCTCAACGGCCTGCGCGACCGCATCGTCGTGCAGACCGACGGCCAGCTGAAGACCGGCCGTGACGTCGTCATCGCCGCGCTGCTGGGCGCCGAGGAGTTCGGTTTCGCGACCGCGCCGCTCGTCGTCTCCGGCTGCGTCATGATGCGCGTCTGCCACCTCGACACCTGCCCGGTCGGCATCGCCACCCAGAACCCGGTGCTCCGCGACCGGTTCGCCGGCAAGGCCGAGTACGTCGTGAACTTCTTCCAGTTCATCGCCGAAGAGGTCCGCGAGATCCTCGCCGAGCTGGGCTTCCGCACCATCCAGGAGGCCGTCGGCCACGCCGAGTCCCTCGACGTGGAGCGGGCGATCACCCACTGGAAGGCGCAGGGCCTGGACCTGTCCCCGCTCTTCTACGTGCCGGAGCTGCCCGAGGGCGCCCCGCTGCACCAGGTCATCAAGCAGGACCACGGCCTGGAGAAGGCGCTCGACAACGAGCTGATCAAGCTCGCCGCCGACGCCCTCGCCGCGAACAGCGCGACCGACGCCCAGCCGGTCCGCGCCCAGGTCGCCATTCGCAACATCAACCGCACGGTCGGCACGATGCTCGGCCACGAGGTGACGAAGAAGTTCGGCGGGGCCGGTCTGCCCGACGACACCATCGACATCACCTTCACGGGCAGCGCGGGCCAGTCCTTCGGCGCCTTCCTGCCGCGCGGTGTCACGCTCCGCCTCGAAGGCGACGCCAACGACTACGTCGGCAAGGGCCTCTCCGGCGGCCGGGTGATCGTCCGTCCCGACCGGGGCGCCGACCACCTCGCCGAGTTCTCGACGATCGCGGGCAACACCATCGCGTACGGCGCGACCGGCGGCGAGCTGTTCCTGCGCGGCCGTACGGGCGAGCGGTTCTGTGTCCGCAACTCCGGTGCCACGGTGGTGTCCGAGGGCGTGGGCGACCACGGCTGCGAGTACATGACCGGCGGTCGCGCGGTCGTCCTCGGCGAGACGGGCCGCAACTTCGCGGCCGGTATGTCGGGCGGCGTCGCGTACGTCATCGACCTGAACCGCGACAACGTCAACGTCGGCAACGTGGACGCGATCGAGGCCCTCGACGACTCCGACAAGGAGTGGCTGCACGATGTCGTGCGCCGCCACCAGGAGGAGAGCGCCTCGACGGTCGCCGAGAAGCTCCTGGCCGAGTGGGATGTCGCGGTCGAGCGCTTCAGCAAGATCATCCCCAGCACGTACAAGGCAGTGCTCGCCGCCAAGGACGCCGCCGAGCGGGCCGGACTCACCGAGTCCGAGATCACCGAGAAGATGATGGAGGCGGCGACCAATGGCTGA
- a CDS encoding glutamate synthase subunit beta, with protein sequence MADPKGFLNHGREVAKSRPVDVRLKDWNEVYVPGSLLPIISKQAGRCMDCGIPFCHNGCPLGNLIPEWNDYAYREDWTSASERLHATNNFPEFTGRLCPAPCESACVLGINQPAVTIKNVEVSIIDKAWETGDVAPQSPERLSGKTVAVIGSGPAGLAAAQQLTRAGHTVAVYERADRIGGLLRYGIPEFKMEKRHINRRIEQMRAEGTRFRTGIEIGRDLKATDLRKRYDAVVIAAGATTARDLPVPGRELKGVYQAMEYLPLANKVQEGDFVAPPVTAEGKHVVVIGGGDTGADCVGTAHRQGAASVTQLEIMPRPGEDRSPGQPWPTFPMLYKVTSAHEEGGERVYSVSTTHFEGDEHGNVQWLHLTEVEFVDGKLTQKPGTERKIPAQLVTLAMGFTGTDRDNGLVDQFGLDLDERGNIARDADFQTNVPGVYVAGDAGRGQSLIVWAIAEGRSAARGVDRFLTGASDLPAPIRPTDRSLMV encoded by the coding sequence ATGGCTGATCCCAAGGGCTTTCTGAACCACGGCCGTGAGGTCGCCAAGTCCCGTCCGGTGGACGTCCGTCTCAAGGACTGGAACGAGGTCTACGTTCCCGGCTCCCTGCTGCCGATCATCAGCAAGCAGGCCGGCCGCTGCATGGACTGCGGTATCCCGTTCTGCCACAACGGCTGTCCGCTGGGGAACCTGATCCCCGAGTGGAACGACTACGCCTACCGCGAGGACTGGACGTCGGCGTCCGAGCGGCTGCACGCCACGAACAACTTCCCGGAGTTCACCGGCCGCCTGTGCCCGGCTCCGTGTGAGTCGGCGTGCGTGCTGGGCATCAACCAGCCCGCGGTCACCATCAAGAACGTCGAGGTCTCGATCATCGACAAGGCCTGGGAGACGGGCGATGTCGCCCCCCAGTCCCCGGAGCGCCTCTCCGGCAAGACGGTCGCGGTCATCGGCTCGGGCCCGGCGGGTCTCGCCGCCGCCCAGCAGCTGACACGGGCCGGTCACACGGTCGCGGTGTACGAGCGCGCGGACCGCATCGGCGGCCTCCTGCGCTACGGCATCCCCGAGTTCAAGATGGAGAAGCGGCACATCAACCGCCGTATCGAGCAGATGCGCGCGGAGGGCACCCGCTTCCGTACGGGCATCGAGATCGGCCGCGACCTCAAGGCGACGGACCTGCGCAAGCGGTACGACGCCGTCGTGATCGCCGCCGGTGCGACCACCGCCCGTGATCTCCCGGTCCCCGGCCGCGAGCTCAAGGGCGTCTACCAGGCGATGGAGTACCTGCCCCTGGCGAACAAGGTCCAGGAGGGCGACTTCGTGGCCCCGCCGGTCACCGCCGAGGGCAAGCACGTCGTGGTCATCGGCGGCGGCGACACGGGCGCGGACTGCGTGGGCACCGCCCACCGTCAGGGCGCGGCCTCCGTCACCCAGCTGGAGATCATGCCCCGCCCGGGCGAGGACCGCAGCCCCGGTCAGCCCTGGCCGACCTTCCCGATGCTCTACAAGGTCACCTCGGCGCACGAGGAGGGCGGCGAGCGCGTCTACTCCGTCTCGACGACCCACTTCGAGGGTGACGAGCACGGCAACGTGCAGTGGCTGCACCTCACCGAGGTCGAGTTCGTCGACGGCAAGCTGACCCAGAAGCCGGGCACGGAGCGCAAGATCCCCGCCCAGCTGGTCACCCTCGCCATGGGCTTCACCGGCACCGACCGCGACAACGGCCTGGTCGACCAGTTCGGCCTGGACCTCGACGAGCGCGGCAACATCGCCCGCGACGCCGACTTCCAGACCAACGTCCCCGGCGTGTACGTCGCCGGTGACGCCGGCCGCGGCCAGTCGCTCATCGTGTGGGCCATCGCCGAGGGCCGCTCGGCGGCCCGCGGAGTCGACCGCTTCCTCACCGGTGCGAGCGACCTCCCGGCCCCGATCCGCCCGACGGACCGTTCCCTGATGGTCTGA